A genomic region of Pristiophorus japonicus isolate sPriJap1 chromosome 22, sPriJap1.hap1, whole genome shotgun sequence contains the following coding sequences:
- the znf511 gene encoding zinc finger protein 511 isoform X1 has protein sequence MAERGGAIVRSRQAQRSWRPRNLAGPCCAHPPRPLQAAGRFGFTRSACLLLPPPSKTVPHRFPPGKPRRRRSVPPRCKDGDIHRHLYLRNAITSVGEVERPKVSEFCCHIAGCSQRFDTLANYEHHYNTFHRNVCSSCKRSFPSSHLLDIHILEWHDSLFQILAAKQNMYLCLVESCTEKFKTSSDRKKHLIKVHGYPSDFRFDKPKKPKRNQKNQDRSSHDMDVETPICQKETYDILRRISTESMDDAPVESMEAESSSVPGQERSRASTVQQRPYFSYRVPATICFGHGSVRGFKNTRRKK, from the exons ATGGCTGAGCGGGGCGGCGCTATTGTAAGATCCCGACAGGCCCAACGCTCCTGGCGCCCCCGGAATCTTGCCGGCCCTTGCTGCGCACACCCACCCCGGCCGCTCCAGGCCGCCGGCCGCTTCGGATTCACCCGTTCCGCCTGCCTTCTCCTCCCGCCGCCAAGCAAAACAGTGCCTCACCGCTTCCCTCCGGGAAAGCCGAGGCGCCGCCGCTCCGTTCCGCCTCGCTGTAAG GATGGTGATATCCATCGACATTTATATCTGCGAAATGCCATAACAAGTGTGGGAGAAGTGGAAAGACCCAA gGTTTCTGAATTCTGTTGCCATATAGCAGGTTGCAGTCAACGGTTCGACACCCTAGCAAACTACGAACATCATTATAACACATTCCACCGCAATGTTTGCTCCTCCTGCAAACGCTCTTTCCCGTCCAGTCACCTGCTCGATATTCACATCCTGGAATGGCACGACTCACTTTTCCAGATTCTGGCAGCAAAACAGAACATG TATTTGTGTTTGGTGGAGAGTTGCACAGAAAAATTCAAGACGTCCAGTGACCGGAAAAAACATTTGATCAAAGTTCACGGTTATCCATCTGACTTTAGATTTGATAAACCAAAGAAACCTAAACG CAATCAAAAGAATCAAGATAGGAGTTCACATGACATGGATGTGGAAACACCTATTTGTCAAAAAGAAACATATGACATTTTACGCAGAATATCCACAGAATCAATGGACGATGCGCCAGTAGAATCAATGGAGGCTGAGAGTTCATCTGTACCAGGACAAGAAAGATCCAGGGCTTCTACAGTGCAGCAACGGCCATATTTCTCCTACAG GGTGCCAGCGACAATTTGTTTTGGCCATGGGTCAGTACGCGGCTTTAAGAACACAAGGAGAAAGAAGTGA
- the znf511 gene encoding zinc finger protein 511 isoform X2, with the protein MLSPGLLELQREWTADQRVFRLAVAVSDGGGDGATGESEPLPPGASPFTFSSRRIRLDKDDEFFEDGDIHRHLYLRNAITSVGEVERPKVSEFCCHIAGCSQRFDTLANYEHHYNTFHRNVCSSCKRSFPSSHLLDIHILEWHDSLFQILAAKQNMYLCLVESCTEKFKTSSDRKKHLIKVHGYPSDFRFDKPKKPKRNQKNQDRSSHDMDVETPICQKETYDILRRISTESMDDAPVESMEAESSSVPGQERSRASTVQQRPYFSYRVPATICFGHGSVRGFKNTRRKK; encoded by the exons ATGCTGAGCCCGGGGCTGCTTGAGCTCCAGCGGGAGTGGACGGCAGATCAGCGGGTTTTCCGGCTGGCGGTCGCCGTTTCTGACGGTGGAGGGGACGGGGCGACGGGGGAGTCGGAGCCCCTGCCGCCGGGAGCGTCACCTTTTACCTTCAGCTCCAGGAGAATCCGTTTGGACAAGGACGACGAATTCTTCGAA GATGGTGATATCCATCGACATTTATATCTGCGAAATGCCATAACAAGTGTGGGAGAAGTGGAAAGACCCAA gGTTTCTGAATTCTGTTGCCATATAGCAGGTTGCAGTCAACGGTTCGACACCCTAGCAAACTACGAACATCATTATAACACATTCCACCGCAATGTTTGCTCCTCCTGCAAACGCTCTTTCCCGTCCAGTCACCTGCTCGATATTCACATCCTGGAATGGCACGACTCACTTTTCCAGATTCTGGCAGCAAAACAGAACATG TATTTGTGTTTGGTGGAGAGTTGCACAGAAAAATTCAAGACGTCCAGTGACCGGAAAAAACATTTGATCAAAGTTCACGGTTATCCATCTGACTTTAGATTTGATAAACCAAAGAAACCTAAACG CAATCAAAAGAATCAAGATAGGAGTTCACATGACATGGATGTGGAAACACCTATTTGTCAAAAAGAAACATATGACATTTTACGCAGAATATCCACAGAATCAATGGACGATGCGCCAGTAGAATCAATGGAGGCTGAGAGTTCATCTGTACCAGGACAAGAAAGATCCAGGGCTTCTACAGTGCAGCAACGGCCATATTTCTCCTACAG GGTGCCAGCGACAATTTGTTTTGGCCATGGGTCAGTACGCGGCTTTAAGAACACAAGGAGAAAGAAGTGA
- the znf511 gene encoding zinc finger protein 511 isoform X3: MDVKDLKALFRRRAGHLFWPIFIPQPTSLKTDEQDGDIHRHLYLRNAITSVGEVERPKVSEFCCHIAGCSQRFDTLANYEHHYNTFHRNVCSSCKRSFPSSHLLDIHILEWHDSLFQILAAKQNMYLCLVESCTEKFKTSSDRKKHLIKVHGYPSDFRFDKPKKPKRNQKNQDRSSHDMDVETPICQKETYDILRRISTESMDDAPVESMEAESSSVPGQERSRASTVQQRPYFSYRVPATICFGHGSVRGFKNTRRKK; encoded by the exons atggacgtaaaagatctcaaggcactatttcgaagaagagcggggcatttattctggccaatatttatccctcaaccaacatcactaaaaacagatgaacaG GATGGTGATATCCATCGACATTTATATCTGCGAAATGCCATAACAAGTGTGGGAGAAGTGGAAAGACCCAA gGTTTCTGAATTCTGTTGCCATATAGCAGGTTGCAGTCAACGGTTCGACACCCTAGCAAACTACGAACATCATTATAACACATTCCACCGCAATGTTTGCTCCTCCTGCAAACGCTCTTTCCCGTCCAGTCACCTGCTCGATATTCACATCCTGGAATGGCACGACTCACTTTTCCAGATTCTGGCAGCAAAACAGAACATG TATTTGTGTTTGGTGGAGAGTTGCACAGAAAAATTCAAGACGTCCAGTGACCGGAAAAAACATTTGATCAAAGTTCACGGTTATCCATCTGACTTTAGATTTGATAAACCAAAGAAACCTAAACG CAATCAAAAGAATCAAGATAGGAGTTCACATGACATGGATGTGGAAACACCTATTTGTCAAAAAGAAACATATGACATTTTACGCAGAATATCCACAGAATCAATGGACGATGCGCCAGTAGAATCAATGGAGGCTGAGAGTTCATCTGTACCAGGACAAGAAAGATCCAGGGCTTCTACAGTGCAGCAACGGCCATATTTCTCCTACAG GGTGCCAGCGACAATTTGTTTTGGCCATGGGTCAGTACGCGGCTTTAAGAACACAAGGAGAAAGAAGTGA